The following coding sequences lie in one Cryptococcus gattii WM276 chromosome L, complete sequence genomic window:
- a CDS encoding Nuclear receptor coactivator, putative (Similar to TIGR gene model, INSD accession AAW44969.1), with translation MIHSIVIISVFHFQLIIFRKMAALARALPAPLHTSTTEYEEAPAPLPAAPGPQLPKYGQRKGWKPKTATDFNGGGAYPECHVAQYPLDMGKKNKGQGSTLALQVDQDGLVRYDAIAQHGRAPGSRVQSSFKDLVPLANRTDVTESERQMERPDDLSVAETAERTRLALERITHGKIKAAQPKHVPKTNNDSTYVRYTPANQSANEGKQRIIKMTEVQEDPLEPPRFKHKKIPRGPAEPPPPVLQSPPRAATAQDQKDWMIPPCISNWKNNKGYTIPLDKRLAADGRGLQDVHINDNFAKFSESLYIADRHIREEVRARAQLQQLLAQKQKISKEEELRLLAQRAREDRSGLSTSISGSVAAASGSRLPVETGINLGGYGSESGSEESEEEDEDEEAIRERNIVREEKRREREKEMRMSNMGSEMRAKMLAKEANRDISEKIALGLAKPSTSKETLLDSRLFNREALSTGFASEDSYNLYDKPLFAGSSAAAAIYRPAGSSRNDESFGGGTEEGIKEEMSKDRFQLGNATRGFEGAEGTEAREGPVQFEKDTIVALDGSADPFGVEQFMDAARRGGKRIAEDRDEERRKRARDE, from the exons ATGATCCATAGCATCGTAATAATCTCAGTTTTCCATTTTCAACTCATCATATTTCGCAAGATGGCTGCCTTAGCGAG AGCTCTTCCCGCGCCCCTCCATACATCTACTACCGAGTACGAAGAAGCACCTGCTCCCCTTCCTGCTGCTCCTGGTCCCCAACTCCCAAAGTATGGTCAACGAAAGGGATGGAAGCCCAAGACAGCCACAGACTTTAATGGTGGTGGTGCTTACCCCGAG TGCCATGTCGCTCAGTACCCGCTTGATATGGGCAAGAAGAACAAGGGACAAGGATCAACTTTGGCTTTACAAGTAGACCAGGACGGGTTAGTGAGATATGATGCTATCGCACAACATGGGAGGGCCCCTGGATCTAGAGTACAATCCAGCTTCAAAG ACTTGGTCCCCTTGGCTAACCGTACCGATGTGACTGAATCTGAGCGGCAAATGGAACGACCGGACGATCTTTCTGTTGCTGAAACTGCTGAGCGAACGCGACTTGCCCTTGAACGTATCACTCACGGCAAGATCAAGGCCGCGCAGCCAAAACATGTCCCCAAGACCAACAACGACTCTACCTACGTTCGATACACCCCCGCCAACCAAAGTGCCAATGAAGGGAAGCAGAGAATCATTAAGATGACGGAGGTTCAAGAAGATCCCCTCGAGCCACCAAGGTTCAAGCACAAGAAGATTCCCCGTGGTCCCGCCGAGCCTCCTCCCCCTGTTCTTCAGTCTCCACCTCGTGCTGCTACGGCTCAAGACCAGAAAGACTGGATGATTCCTCCTTGTATCTCCAACTGGAAGAACAACAAGGGTTACACCATCCCTCTCGACAAGCGTCTTGCCGCCGATGGCCGAGGTTTGCAAGACGTGCATATCAATGACAATTTTGCCAAGTTCTCTGAGTCATTGTATATTGCCGACCGACATATCAGAGAAGAAGTCAGGGCGAGGGCGCAGTTACAACAGTTGCTTGCGCAGAAGCAAAAGATCAGcaaggaggaagagttgCGATTACTGGCTCAGCGAGCGCGGGAAGATCGATCAGGTTTGTCGACGTCAATTTCAGGATCTGTTGCGGCTGCTTCTGGTTCAAGACTACCTGTGGAAACTGGTATCAACCTTGGTGGCTATGGCAGTGAATCTGGATCTGAGGAGagcgaggaggaagacgaagatgaagaagcgATCAGGGAGCGTAATATCGTCcgagaagagaagaggagggaaagggaaaaggaaatgaGGATGTCCAATATGGGTTCAGAGATGAGGGCGAAGATGCTTGCCAA AGAAGCAAACCGAGATATCTCGGAAAAGATTGCCCTTGGCCTCGCCAAACCCTCCACGTCCAAGGAAACTCTACTCGACTCTCGTCTCTTCAATCGAGAAGCTCTTTCTACAGGCTTTGCCTCTGAGGATTCTTACAACCTCTATGACAAGCCCCTCTTTGCCGGATCTTCTGCCGCCGCAGCCATCTACCGCCCTGCAGGCTCATCGCGTAATGACGAATCATTTGGTGGCGGTACGGAAGAAGGTATCAAGGAAGAGATGTCCAAAGACAGATTCCAGTTGGGTAATGCGACTAGAGGGTTTGAAGGTGCCGAAGGAACCGAAGCAAGGGAGGGGCCCGTCCAGTTTGAGAAGGATACTATCGTAGCATTGGATGGATCCGCTGATCCGTTCGGTGTGGAGCAGTTCATGGATGCTGCCAGAAGGGGTGGTAAGAGGATTGCTGAGGACAGGGAtgaagagagaaggaagagggcCAGGGATGAATAG
- a CDS encoding uncharacterized protein (Similar to TIGR gene model, INSD accession AAW44970.1), with amino-acid sequence MGELSPAQYDRSPGLEDLRGFARRSKIFGPAQGPLGERDEEEEDDDDEESMMSFVFGDGDILIPAEQRLRKKVAAKNDRDGSVSGAASSVLSRLDESKGESGSNSRMGGVELSSDNDNANAKTATYVRLRPSAQRSSTLPLATNPSASASAPATTITTATTRQRQPRAVSLATTTASANAKFANRLRPSPANRDTDRAYVSEGESAVKRGVGREGMPPVMVRPGSAASNVSAASRLSGPAPIRGPTVGSRPMNRAISQATTRGNDGEKEREGTIRVRPSSSTRQRPWNTTISAGSSDASGTNTAEMKRASTFASAGSVTVGRRSITSLSATSPSLTAPPTNTASPVAASTIATRTSSRVKPGVGRGRMSMLPSTVASANVSAATSCNTGAAASISAATAARRARVSNSGPSASTGTLTPSSKANPPSNAGAAAKTTVKPNTTVSARSKPAPTSTLPRAPKSTATNGRAAPITGVKPAIRPKGISSPSPSRKGIPTMPSMDTALSEVWKEYGDVDIDKLGSSTPGEAVPKKETAKTTESVKTPARGSVQNKTAPVTGRIGELSKRRDVGGRI; translated from the exons ATGGGTGAACTTTCCCCCGCACAATATGATAGGTCACCTGGGCTGGAGGATCTGAGAGGGTTTGCGAGGCGGTCAAAGATCTTCGGACCGGCTCAAGGACCGCTTGGAGAACGtgacgaagaggaagaggatgatgatgacgaagaGAGTATGATGAGCTTTGTGTTTGGGGATGGAGATATATTGATACCTGCCGAGCAGCGgctgaggaagaaggttgCAGCCAAAAATGACCGCGATGGAAGTGTCTCGGGTGCGGCCAGTTCCGTTCTATCAAGGTTAGATGAGAGTAAGGGAGAGAGTGGCAGCAACTCGAGGATGGGCGGTGTTGAACTGTCGAGCGACAATGACAACGCAAATGCAAAGACAGCGACGTACGTTAGACTGCGACCGTCAGCTCAACGTTCGTCTACCCTTCCTCTGGCGACTAACCCTTCCGCTTCCGCCTCTGCTCCAGCTACCACCATTACCACCGCGACCACTCGACAACGTCAACCTCGTGCCGTCAGCCtcgccaccaccaccgcATCTGCCAACGCCAAGTTCGCTAACCGTCTTCGGCCATCACCAGCCAACAGAGATACGGATAGGGCATACGTATCAGAAGGGGAGAGTGCCGTGAAAAGAGGAGTGGGGAGGGAAGGTATGCCGCCTGTGATGGTCAGACCTGGATCTGCTGCGTCGAATGTTTCGGCAGCTTCGAGATTGTCAGGCCCGGCTCCAATACGGGGGCCAACTGTGGGTTCGCGGCCCATGAATCGGGCGATAAGTCAGGCTACGACTCGTGGCAACGATGgtgaaaaggaaagggaaggaacGATTAGAGTCAGACCGTCGTCTTCTACTAGGCAGAGACCTTGGAATACTACCATTTCAGCTGGTAGCTCCGATGCCTCTGGCACGAATACTGCCGAGATGAAGAGGGCATCGACGTTTGCATCAGCTGGCAGCGTCACTGTTGGCAGACGTTCCATCACATCTCTCAGCGCCACATCACCTTCGCTCACTGCTCCCCCGACAAACACAGCCTCCCCTGTAGCAGCATCTACCATTGCCACCCGTACGAGCTCAAGAGTGAAGCCTGGTGTCGGCAGAGGCAGAATGTCTATGCTTCCTAGTACCGTCGCTAGTGCCAATGTGAGTGCTGCTACATCCTGCAACACAGGAGCAGCGGCAAGCATCAGTGCTGCAACAGCGGCAAGACGAGCAAGAGTGTCGAATTCGGGTCCAAGTGCTAGTACTGGGACATTAACGCCGTCGTCGAAAGCTAATCCACCGTCAAATGCTGGTGCAGCTGCCAAGACAACTGTCAAACCAAACACAACTGTCTCAGCCAGGAGTAAACCTGCCCCAACCTCTACGCTTCCCCGTGCCCCCAAGTCGACTGCCACAAATGGACGAGCCGCCCCGATTACTGGCGTCAAACCCGCTATCCGACCAAAAGGCATTTCAAGCCCCAGCCCAAGT CGCAAAGGGATTCCTACTATGCCAAGTATGGATACTGCTCTCTCCGAAGTGTGGAAAGAGTATGGTGATGTAGATATCGACAAATTGGGCAGCTCGACACCAGGGGAAGCGGTACCCAAGAAGGAGACGGCAAAGACGACCGAATCTGTCAAGACGCCTGCAAGA GGATCTGTACAAAACAAGACTGCGCCTGTCACGGGGAGAATTGGAGAATTGTCCAAAAGAAGGGATGTTGGGGGGAGGATATGA
- a CDS encoding uncharacterized protein (Similar to SGTC gene model, INSD accession EAL17818.1) produces MKSFFSRLKHSNESEKLNSSSRGKEKERLSILKPRSSSINAATPPLQLREYIEEPPEEILSCDFENRLVDQFASKPLVAIGERRNPTPGGERKVTFKSPPPTPADSVVLDSRVGSMSSPQEVLPKRIDSIHRPNPISRPGSSRQSFIHSFPRPSSSRKASFPSSSFRGSSPTKRSLGVFSPSPSEMSAATGSTASFLPVANTWSEMTDPDLVDNLGMQERTRQEVLWEIVSSEERYLNDLLSIDEAFCKPLVHSSTSPRLEFYDPFHPLAHTRSATSPTSSCYTPSVGGSSINLPIASKFASTAQFISPSDSSTSSAAPLTPNEDLLGFGFGSATLLGAGLGFDSLNSGPARLTASNTLNNAESRPVKKSSTVSLKRQSLPPLQRASSSAPSRASAVSRTSFHKLSKHPRNSSSDIPSREDVELPEDLALVLKAINGGILEGHLKLTAALRRRYDDQYPLVRSLADIFIAHSYVLREYSTYVLHLEKALQQVTQALSPSHPPPPISFPKPKRASFPSAHFSSARQPNALTAYLTHLESLALASGSPGLLISLSKPFQRLIKYPLMFQNLLYHTDPSLKEYEKTVEMVEEIEGVVRALEDEKIGEEEREETRDIWGRIAGLDGDKVLLFPKSSRLLIGETPLSEVSPSTANLHLSTNLPNSRDGTKPLLPKKSSRKLSDILKGQGAGKDELWVVRFTDMSLLCAKTGTTALPLSISPKKSEKKHGNGAGRKGGGRERNIYKFVRVWAWHIDEEEDRKR; encoded by the exons cTCTCTATCCTCAAGCCTAGATCTAGTAGTATCAATGCTGCGACACCGCCACTGCAACTTCGAGAATATATAGAGGAACCACCAGAAGAGATTCTGTCGTGTGACTTCGAAAATCGATTAGTAGACCAGTTTGCTTCTAAGCCTCTTGTTGCGATtggagaaagaagaaaccCGACCCCCGGTGGAGAGCGGAAAGTGACATTCAAATCACCGCCTCCTACGCCTGCGGATAGCGTCGTACTGGACTCTCGTGTGGGATCTATGTCTAGTCCACAAGAAGTGCTACCCAAGCGTATCGATTCAATCCATCGACCAAATCCAATATCCCGGCCGGGCTCCTCTCGTCAATCATTTATTCACTCTTTTCCCCGCCCCTCATCCTCTCGCAAGGCATCATTTCCCTCCTCATCATTTCGCGGATCATCACCCACCAAACGTTCTTTGGGTGTATTCAGTCCAAGTCCTTCTGAAATGAGCGCGGCTACTGGAAGCACTGCCAGTTTCCTGCCTGTAGCAAACACTTGGAGTGAGATGACGGATCCTGATTTAGTCGATAATCTGGGGATGCAAGAACGTACAAGGCAAGAGGTGTTATGGGAGATAGTTAGCAGTGAAGAAAG ATACTTGAACGATTTACTATCCATAGACGAAGCCTTCTGCAAGCCCCTTGTACATTCGTCCACCTCTCCGCGTCTCGAATTTTACGATCCATTCCACCCTCTTGCCCACACTAGATCGGCCACATCCCCTACTTCTTCATGTTACACGCCTTCAGTCGGCGGGTCTTCTATCAATTTGCCGATCGCTTCAAAATTCGCCTCCACAGCCCAATTCATATCACCATCAGATAGCTCAACTAGTTCTGCTGCGCCGTTAACCCCCAATGAAGATTTGCTAGGTTTTGGGTTTGGCTCTGCGACTTTACTGGGTGCTGGTCTTGGATTCGACTCGTTGAATTCAGGCCCCGCTAGGTTAACAGCATCCAATACATTGAATAATGCGGAAAGTCGGCCCGTGAAAAAATCAAGCACGGTGTCGCTGAAACGTCAGTCATTACCTCCTCTCCAGAGAGCATCTTCCAGCGCACCCTCTCGAGCAAGTGCAGTTTCACGGACGTCATTCCACAAGCTCTCCAAACACCCTAGAAACTCATCATCCGATATTCCTAGCAGAGAAGATGTAGAATTACCAGAAGATCTGGCTTTGGTCCTCAAAGCGATTAATGGTGGGATACTGGAAGGACACTTGAAGTTGACCGCAGCGTTAAGAAGAAGATACGATGACCAGTACCCTCTTGTCAGAAGTCTGGCAGATATTTTCATCGCTCAT TCATATGTGTTACGAGAATACAGCACCTACGTCCTCCACCTCGAGAAAGCCTTACAGCAAGTGACCCAAGCCCTCTCCCcttctcatcctccccCACCCATCTCATTCCCCAAACCCAAACGCGCTTCCTTCCCCTCCGCCCACTTTTCTTCCGCACGCCAGCCTAACGCCCTGACAGCTTACCTAACCCACCTCGAATCCTTGGCTCTCGCCTCTGGCTCCCCGGGTTTACTCATCTCGCTATCTAAACCTTTTCAACGGCTGATTAAATATCCGCTCATGTTCCAAAACCTATTATACCATACCGATCCTAGTTTGAAAGAGTATGAGAAGACCGTGGAGATGGTGGAGGAGATCGAGGGGGTGGTGAGAGCTTTAGAGGATGAGAAAAttggagaggaggagcgTGAGGAGACAAGGGATATTTGGGGGAGGATTGCAGGGCTAGATGGTGACAAA GTGTTATTATTCCCGAAATCCAGCCGTCTTTTAATTGGTGAAACCCCCCTCTCCGAAGTATCCCCATCAACTGCCAACCTCCACTTATCCACCAACCTGCCTAATTCCAGAGACGGCACAAAACCACTACTGCCAAAGAAGAGCTCACGGAAACTGAGCGACATTCTCAAAGGCCAAGGCGCGGGTAAAGATGAACTCTGGGTTGTGAGGTTTACAGATATGTCTCTCCTCTGTGCTAAGACGGGGACAACAGCGCTACCGTTGTCAATATCGCCAAAGAAGAGTGAGAAGAAGCATGGGAACGGAGCTGGCCGgaagggaggaggaagagagaggaatATATACAAATTCGTGAGAGTTTGGGCTTGGCATattgatgaagaggaggatagGAAGAGGTGA